The Belonocnema kinseyi isolate 2016_QV_RU_SX_M_011 chromosome 10, B_treatae_v1, whole genome shotgun sequence genome has a window encoding:
- the LOC117181433 gene encoding gastrula zinc finger protein XlCGF8.2DB-like isoform X2 codes for METYKIEGETIEVFRDAPHEQIIEYTFDETGGIETAIKVNIPLNYDSTDDPLQSNSTEDDQVVIKIYECEFCGRRMRKKTLFLKHKLCHQKKISGDIAHCDKCEKDFTDEVKLRKHYIKTHQDEKPHQCSLCGKCFKTEEFLRTHLKQHNKRFVCDICGISKVSGYDLRLHKKKHNQEFVTHCNICHKGFYTNQTLERHLLTHTGEKPFPCRICNTAYASAAYLNMHMKSHGERQKHKCNLCEFETYWKAALKVHLRIHTGENQFACEICGKSVSSKTYLQIHNRIHSGEKPHVCEICGKAFSVRKYLIVHLRTHTGERPYECKVCQKRFTQQGSLNSHMKSHNETK; via the coding sequence ATGGAGACATATAAAATTGAGGGCGAAACGATTGAAGTCTTCCGCGATGCGCCCCACGAGCAGATTATAGAATACACTTTCGACGAAACTGGAGGGATCGAGACGGCAATAAAAGTGAACATTCCGTTAAATTATGATAGTACTGATGATCCTTTGCAATCGAATTCAACCGAAGATGATCAGGTCGTCATTAAAATATACGAGTGCGAATTTTGCGGAAGAAGAATGAGAAAAAAGACGTTATTCCTGAAACACAAGCTGTGCCATCAAAAGAAAATTTCCGGCGATATTGCACATTGTGACAAATGCGAGAAGGATTTCACGGACGAGGTGAAATTACGAAAACATTATATCAAAACCCATCAGGATGAGAAACCTCATCAGTGCAGTCTCTGCGGCAAGTGTTTCAAAACCGAGGAATTTTTGCGAACACACCTGAAACAGCACAACAAGCGATTTGTCTGCGATATTTGCGGAATTTCCAAAGTTTCCGGATACGATCTTCGGCTTCATAAAAAGAAACACAATCAGGAATTTGTGACACACTGTAATATTTGTCACAAAGGCTTTTACACAAATCAAACGCTGGAACGCCATCTATTGACGCACACGGGCGAAAAACCGTTTCCTTGTAGAATCTGCAATACGGCTTATGCGAGTGCCGCATATTTAAATATGCACATGAAGTCTCATGGAGAGCGGCAAAAACACAAGTGCAATCTTTGCGAGTTTGAAACATATTGGAAAGCGGCGCTCAAGGTCCATCTTCGGATTCACACCGGGGAAAATCAGTTTGCGTGTGAAATTTGTGGGAAATCGGTGTCTAGCAAGACTTATCTTCAGATTCACAATCGAATACACTCGGGAGAAAAGCCACATGTATGCGAAATTTGCGGGAAAGCATTTAGCGTGAGAAAGTATCTGATTGTGCATCTTAGAACGCACACGGGCGAGCGTCCTTATGAATGTAAAGTTTGTCAAAAAAGGTTTACGCAGCAGGGCTCTCTTAATTCGCATATGAAATCGCATAACGAGACTAAATGA